A single window of Vibrio sp. SCSIO 43137 DNA harbors:
- the murC gene encoding UDP-N-acetylmuramate--L-alanine ligase: MTIEHTQNLSQIRAIVPEMRRVKCIHFVGIGGAGMSGIAEVLLNEGYQISGSDLSENPVTQRLSSKGAEIYFGHDASNIDKASVVVVSTAIQQDNPELVAAKQKRIPVVRRAEMLAELMRFRHGIAVAGTHGKTTTTALVTQIYSEAGLDPTFVNGGLVKSAGTNARLGSSRILIAEADESDASFLHLQPMVSIVTNIEADHMDTYGGDFETLKQTFIDFLHNLPFYGQAIMCIDDPVVRELIPRVSRQVITYGFSDDADVRIENYRQEGQQGKFTVIREGRAALDITLNIPGRHNALNASAAIAVATEDDIDDESILKAMAGTQGTGRRFEHLGEFDIGEGDQVMLVDDYGHHPSEVDVTIQAARAGWEDKRLVMIFQPHRYSRTRDLFDDFANVLEKVDLLIMLDVYSAGEKPIQGADARALCRTIRARGKIDPVFVPDANALPSVLANLMKDNDLVLTQGAGDIGKVARQLAALKLRKNDMQNS; encoded by the coding sequence ATGACTATAGAGCATACGCAAAACCTGTCCCAAATCAGAGCCATTGTGCCGGAGATGCGCCGTGTTAAATGCATCCATTTCGTCGGGATAGGTGGTGCCGGAATGAGTGGCATTGCTGAGGTACTTCTTAACGAAGGTTATCAGATCTCAGGTTCTGACCTGTCTGAAAACCCGGTCACTCAGCGTTTAAGCAGCAAAGGTGCAGAGATCTATTTCGGCCATGATGCTTCAAACATAGACAAAGCCAGCGTGGTGGTCGTTTCAACGGCGATTCAGCAGGATAACCCTGAGCTGGTTGCCGCCAAACAGAAGAGAATTCCGGTAGTAAGAAGGGCTGAAATGCTGGCTGAGCTGATGCGCTTCAGGCATGGTATCGCCGTTGCCGGAACTCACGGTAAAACAACCACAACGGCTCTGGTTACTCAGATCTACTCAGAAGCAGGTCTGGATCCAACATTCGTTAACGGCGGGCTGGTGAAGAGCGCCGGAACTAACGCACGCCTTGGTTCAAGCCGGATTCTGATAGCAGAAGCGGACGAAAGTGATGCCTCCTTCCTGCACCTGCAGCCTATGGTTAGCATAGTGACCAACATCGAAGCGGATCATATGGATACCTATGGTGGTGACTTCGAAACCCTGAAGCAGACGTTTATTGATTTCCTGCATAACCTGCCATTTTACGGGCAGGCTATTATGTGTATTGATGATCCTGTTGTGCGTGAACTGATCCCAAGAGTAAGTCGTCAGGTTATTACTTATGGTTTCTCTGACGATGCGGATGTCAGAATCGAAAATTACCGTCAGGAAGGTCAGCAGGGCAAGTTTACCGTTATCAGGGAAGGAAGAGCTGCCCTTGATATCACGCTGAACATTCCGGGAAGACATAACGCCCTGAACGCTTCCGCAGCGATTGCGGTAGCGACGGAAGATGATATTGATGATGAGTCAATACTAAAAGCGATGGCAGGTACTCAGGGTACCGGACGTCGCTTTGAACATCTGGGTGAATTTGATATTGGTGAAGGTGATCAGGTTATGCTGGTTGATGACTATGGCCATCACCCAAGTGAAGTTGACGTTACCATTCAGGCGGCAAGAGCGGGCTGGGAAGATAAGCGTCTGGTCATGATCTTCCAGCCTCACCGTTACAGCCGTACCCGTGATCTGTTTGATGACTTTGCCAATGTGCTTGAAAAAGTTGATCTACTGATTATGCTGGATGTTTACTCTGCCGGTGAAAAACCGATTCAGGGTGCTGACGCGCGTGCTCTATGTCGTACCATAAGGGCCCGCGGGAAAATTGACCCAGTGTTTGTTCCTGACGCAAATGCCCTGCCTTCCGTTCTGGCTAATCTGATGAAGGATAATGATTTAGTTCTTACTCAGGGAGCCGGGGATATTGGTAAGGTTGCCCGCCAGTTAGCGGCGCTAAAATTGCGTAAAAATGATATGCAAAATAGTTGA
- the murG gene encoding undecaprenyldiphospho-muramoylpentapeptide beta-N-acetylglucosaminyltransferase encodes MNNKKRLLVMAGGTGGHVFPGLAVAKQLQQQGWEIRWLGTADRMEAELVPKHGIEIDFIKVKGLRGQGIVRLLKAPLQIANAILQARKHIKQWQPDVVLGMGGYVSGPGGIAAWFSDIPVVLHEQNAVAGMTNQWLSRIAKKVFQAFPGAFPSAEVVGNPVREDVVALAEPSERLAERNGPVRILVMGGSQGARILNETLPEVMAKLGTGFEIRHQAGKNNATEVAEHYKRVAVENAQVTEFIDDVASAYEWADLLVCRSGALTVSEVSAAGVGAIFVPFMHKDRQQALNADHLVECGAARMIEQPQLTADKLADMIAGLSREELLYMAGQARSAAKLDADKTVADAIAALAEK; translated from the coding sequence ATGAATAACAAAAAACGACTATTAGTGATGGCTGGTGGTACCGGAGGACATGTCTTTCCGGGGCTTGCTGTGGCTAAGCAGTTACAGCAACAAGGCTGGGAAATACGCTGGCTTGGTACCGCAGACCGGATGGAAGCTGAACTGGTCCCTAAACACGGAATTGAGATCGATTTTATTAAGGTAAAAGGGCTTAGAGGTCAGGGGATTGTCCGGCTTCTTAAAGCGCCTTTACAGATTGCCAATGCGATTTTGCAGGCCAGAAAACATATCAAACAGTGGCAACCAGATGTTGTCCTTGGTATGGGCGGTTATGTTAGTGGCCCCGGTGGTATTGCTGCATGGTTTTCAGATATTCCTGTCGTACTACACGAGCAAAATGCCGTAGCCGGTATGACAAACCAGTGGTTGTCCCGTATTGCCAAAAAAGTGTTTCAGGCGTTTCCGGGCGCATTCCCTTCTGCTGAAGTGGTCGGTAATCCGGTACGCGAAGATGTTGTTGCCCTAGCTGAACCATCAGAACGTTTGGCTGAACGAAACGGCCCGGTGAGAATTCTGGTGATGGGTGGCAGTCAGGGAGCACGGATATTGAATGAAACTCTTCCTGAAGTGATGGCTAAGCTGGGAACTGGTTTTGAGATTCGTCATCAGGCAGGAAAAAACAATGCCACTGAAGTTGCAGAGCACTATAAGAGAGTCGCGGTTGAAAACGCACAGGTAACAGAATTTATAGATGATGTTGCAAGTGCATATGAGTGGGCTGACTTGCTGGTCTGCCGTTCAGGTGCTTTAACGGTCTCAGAGGTCTCTGCTGCTGGTGTTGGTGCGATCTTCGTTCCATTTATGCACAAAGATCGCCAGCAGGCGCTGAATGCTGATCATCTTGTAGAGTGTGGTGCAGCACGAATGATTGAGCAACCGCAATTAACGGCAGACAAACTAGCTGATATGATTGCTGGTTTGTCCCGAGAAGAATTATTGTACATGGCCGGACAAGCAAGGTCGGCGGCGAAACTGGACGCCGATAAAACCGTTGCTGACGCCATTGCTGCATTAGCTGAGAAGTGA
- a CDS encoding cell division protein FtsQ/DivIB translates to MNNTLSKNRPDLLLRITKQYILGAIFLSVVILLIGYLLYSTTTWMLDEQRLPLSKVIIQGEREYTSDSDVQQALSQLSYIGTFMTQDVDELQQSVIGLPWVAQASVRKQWPDLIKIYLVEHKPTAIWNGNELLNQSGDVFQGDVAELNTEKIKLYGPAGSSRTVLSTWQQAEPYFSPLGLSIDSLVLNERRAWQIILDNGIRLELGKDSLTERIERFVSLYYRLGNQREKVSYIDLRYDTGAAVGWFPEQELEQESTDD, encoded by the coding sequence ATGAATAATACGCTAAGTAAAAACAGACCTGATTTATTGCTGCGAATAACTAAGCAGTATATTTTGGGGGCGATTTTCTTATCGGTTGTTATTCTGCTAATCGGCTACCTATTATATTCGACCACAACCTGGATGCTGGATGAGCAGAGATTGCCTTTGTCTAAGGTTATTATTCAGGGGGAGCGGGAATATACTTCCGACAGCGATGTTCAGCAGGCGTTGAGCCAACTCAGTTATATCGGAACTTTTATGACTCAGGATGTCGATGAACTGCAACAATCAGTTATCGGGCTTCCCTGGGTAGCGCAGGCATCCGTCAGAAAACAGTGGCCGGATCTTATTAAGATCTATTTAGTTGAGCATAAGCCAACGGCTATCTGGAACGGAAATGAACTGCTTAATCAGTCTGGTGATGTATTTCAGGGTGATGTCGCAGAGCTTAATACAGAGAAAATAAAACTTTATGGACCTGCTGGTAGCAGCCGGACAGTACTATCGACCTGGCAACAGGCTGAACCTTATTTTTCTCCCCTTGGCTTGTCCATTGATTCGTTAGTGCTGAATGAGCGAAGAGCGTGGCAAATTATTCTGGATAACGGAATCCGGCTGGAGTTAGGTAAGGATTCACTGACTGAACGTATTGAACGTTTTGTTTCTCTCTATTATCGTCTGGGTAATCAGAGAGAAAAAGTTAGCTATATAGATTTAAGATATGATACCGGAGCCGCAGTGGGTTGGTTTCCGGAGCAAGAATTAGAACAAGAGAGCACAGATGACTAA
- the murD gene encoding UDP-N-acetylmuramoyl-L-alanine--D-glutamate ligase, translating into MDRWQGVNHVVVAGLGVTGLSVVKHLINLRQEFDIKVIDTRANPPGSDALPESISLHKGYWNREWLQQADLIVLSPGIALATPEIQAAIQNGAQVVGDIELFAWAVKAPVLAITGSNGKSTVTDLTGEMAKAAGINVGVGGNIGVPALDLLDDSTELYVLELSSFQLETTHSLQLKAAAFLNLSEDHMDRYDGMPSYRDAKLRIFDHAEFIVVNRQDRETYPDKEHRNMVSFGLDSEQFGLTTLDGVDYLSRDQQRILATSELNLVGKHNIANVLTVLALLECAGVDYKPALERLKQYNGLTHRSQVVADKRGVKWVNDSKATNVASTIAALSGLEIEGKLHLLVGGDGKGADFSLLEKVLSDLNLTLHCYGQDGDAFMSLHPSAVRWQTMEQAIQAIATELKPGDMVMLSPACASFDQYKNFMARGDAFTALANKYA; encoded by the coding sequence ATGGATCGCTGGCAAGGTGTTAACCATGTAGTGGTTGCAGGGCTCGGTGTTACCGGGCTCTCTGTCGTTAAGCACCTTATAAATTTAAGGCAGGAATTTGACATTAAAGTGATTGATACACGTGCGAATCCGCCGGGTAGCGATGCTTTACCAGAATCAATTTCACTGCATAAGGGATACTGGAACAGAGAGTGGCTGCAACAGGCTGATCTTATTGTCCTGAGCCCGGGTATTGCTCTTGCGACTCCTGAAATTCAGGCCGCTATACAGAATGGCGCACAAGTCGTTGGTGACATTGAGCTGTTTGCATGGGCCGTTAAGGCGCCTGTGTTGGCGATTACCGGCTCAAACGGTAAAAGTACTGTCACTGACCTGACGGGTGAGATGGCAAAAGCGGCCGGTATAAATGTCGGGGTAGGCGGAAATATCGGCGTTCCGGCGCTTGATTTGCTGGATGACTCAACCGAGCTTTATGTACTGGAGCTTTCAAGTTTTCAGCTAGAGACAACCCACTCACTGCAGCTGAAAGCGGCTGCGTTTCTTAACCTGTCTGAAGATCATATGGACAGGTACGATGGTATGCCATCCTACAGGGACGCTAAGCTGAGAATATTTGATCACGCTGAGTTTATTGTGGTTAACCGTCAGGACAGGGAGACCTATCCCGATAAGGAGCACCGGAACATGGTCTCCTTTGGTCTGGATTCTGAGCAGTTCGGCCTGACCACCTTAGACGGTGTAGATTATCTTTCACGGGATCAGCAACGGATTCTTGCTACTTCGGAGCTGAATCTGGTGGGTAAACACAATATTGCTAATGTGCTTACGGTACTGGCTCTGCTTGAGTGTGCTGGTGTCGACTACAAGCCAGCACTGGAAAGGCTGAAGCAATATAACGGCCTGACTCACCGGAGTCAGGTGGTTGCTGACAAACGAGGCGTTAAGTGGGTTAATGACTCCAAAGCAACCAATGTAGCCAGTACGATTGCTGCACTTAGCGGCCTTGAGATCGAAGGGAAACTTCACCTGCTGGTGGGTGGAGACGGCAAGGGAGCCGATTTTTCACTGTTAGAAAAAGTACTCTCTGATCTTAATCTTACTCTGCACTGCTACGGGCAGGATGGTGATGCCTTTATGTCTCTTCATCCGTCAGCGGTTCGCTGGCAGACTATGGAGCAGGCGATTCAGGCTATCGCAACTGAGCTAAAACCCGGTGACATGGTGATGCTGTCTCCGGCCTGTGCCAGCTTTGATCAATATAAAAACTTTATGGCGAGGGGTGATGCATTTACCGCTCTGGCGAACAAGTACGCTTAG
- the ftsA gene encoding cell division protein FtsA, translating to MTKIADDNIIVGLDIGTASVSALVGEVLPDGQINIIGAGSSPSRGMDKGGVNDLESVVKSVQRAVDQAELMAECKINNVYISLSGRHIASRIEKGMGTISDEEVSQDDMDRAIHTAKSIKIGDEQRILHVIPQEFTIDYQEGIKNPLGLSGVRMEVSVHLISCHSDMARNIIKAVERCGLKVEQLVFSGLASSNAVITEDERELGVCVVDIGAGTMDVSIWTGGALRHTEVFSYAGNAVTSDIAFAFGTPVGDAEEIKVKYGCALSELVSKDDTVNVPSVGGRPSRTLKRQELSGVIEARYAELMGFINQSVNSVQTKLRDDGIKHHLAAGVVLTGGAAQIEGLVECAERVFGANRVRVGKPLEVSGLTDYVKEPYHSTAVGLLHYAKESQINDDGEYNEPKRSSLGSVFSRMRNWIQKEF from the coding sequence ATGACTAAAATAGCAGACGACAACATCATTGTCGGTCTTGATATCGGTACTGCAAGCGTGTCTGCTTTAGTCGGAGAAGTCCTACCCGATGGCCAGATTAATATTATCGGTGCGGGAAGTAGTCCTTCCCGCGGAATGGATAAAGGTGGTGTAAACGACCTTGAGTCAGTAGTGAAGTCGGTTCAGCGTGCCGTTGATCAAGCTGAACTAATGGCCGAATGTAAAATCAATAATGTCTATATCTCTCTGTCGGGCAGGCATATCGCCAGCCGGATTGAGAAAGGAATGGGGACCATTTCTGATGAAGAAGTGTCTCAGGACGATATGGACAGGGCGATCCATACCGCGAAATCGATAAAAATTGGTGACGAACAGCGGATTTTGCATGTTATCCCGCAGGAATTCACCATAGATTATCAGGAAGGGATAAAAAATCCGCTAGGATTATCAGGGGTGCGCATGGAAGTGAGTGTGCACCTTATCTCCTGTCACAGCGACATGGCGAGAAATATAATAAAGGCAGTTGAAAGATGTGGCCTGAAAGTTGAGCAACTGGTCTTTTCAGGTTTAGCATCAAGTAACGCCGTTATCACTGAAGATGAGCGCGAACTGGGTGTCTGTGTAGTGGATATTGGCGCCGGTACTATGGATGTCTCCATCTGGACCGGAGGAGCACTGCGCCACACTGAAGTTTTCTCTTATGCAGGGAATGCGGTCACCAGTGATATTGCTTTTGCTTTTGGTACTCCGGTAGGGGATGCTGAAGAGATAAAAGTGAAATATGGCTGTGCATTGAGTGAGTTGGTGAGTAAAGATGATACCGTTAATGTTCCGAGTGTCGGTGGACGACCTTCAAGAACGCTTAAGCGTCAGGAACTATCGGGAGTGATCGAAGCGCGTTATGCAGAACTTATGGGCTTTATCAACCAGTCAGTCAACTCTGTACAGACTAAATTACGTGATGATGGTATTAAACATCACCTGGCTGCCGGGGTGGTATTAACCGGCGGCGCAGCACAAATTGAAGGTTTAGTTGAATGCGCAGAGCGCGTATTTGGCGCGAATCGAGTTAGGGTCGGTAAACCTCTGGAGGTCAGCGGGCTTACCGATTATGTAAAAGAGCCGTATCATTCTACGGCAGTTGGATTACTTCATTACGCAAAAGAGAGTCAGATTAATGACGATGGTGAATATAATGAACCAAAACGTTCCTCTCTGGGCTCTGTTTTTAGTAGAATGCGTAATTGGATACAAAAAGAGTTTTAA
- the ftsW gene encoding cell division protein FtsW: MFDRQLVWISLGLMLIGLVMVTSASFPISTRLTGQPFHFMFRHAIFIGLALTTAAVVLQIPLEKWLRYSSVLLALSFVLLVVVLVAGKSVNGASRWIPLGLFNLQPAEVAKLSLFIFMAGYLVRKADEVRETFFGGFMKPIIVFAILAMLLLGQPDLGTVIVMLVTMFAMLFIAGAKLWQFIALMMVGIAGVAVLILIEPYRMRRVTSFLDPWEDPFGSGYQLTQSLMAFGRGNWMGQGLGNSVQKLEYLPEAHTDFVFAVIAEELGFIGVTLILLLIFSLVLKAVYIGKKALESGDQFGGYLAFGIGIWFAFQSLVNVGASAGIVPTKGLTLPLISYGGSSLIIMTTAVSILLRIDHECRLRAVSQPERQISEQELDNQQITENE; encoded by the coding sequence ATGTTTGACCGCCAGTTAGTTTGGATCTCCCTCGGCTTGATGTTGATTGGTCTGGTCATGGTGACTTCAGCTTCATTTCCCATCAGTACCCGCTTAACGGGACAGCCGTTTCACTTTATGTTCCGCCACGCAATATTTATCGGCCTTGCCCTTACAACGGCTGCTGTTGTGTTGCAGATACCTCTGGAAAAGTGGCTACGTTACAGCAGTGTATTACTTGCCCTTTCCTTTGTGCTGCTGGTGGTGGTGCTGGTGGCCGGTAAATCCGTTAATGGTGCCTCGCGCTGGATCCCCCTTGGTTTATTTAACCTTCAGCCCGCTGAAGTGGCAAAGTTGTCCCTGTTTATCTTTATGGCGGGCTATCTGGTACGTAAAGCCGATGAAGTGAGAGAAACTTTCTTTGGCGGCTTTATGAAGCCAATCATTGTGTTTGCCATTTTAGCTATGTTGCTGCTTGGTCAGCCGGATTTGGGCACGGTTATCGTTATGCTGGTAACCATGTTTGCCATGCTATTTATCGCCGGAGCCAAGCTGTGGCAGTTTATCGCGTTAATGATGGTGGGTATTGCCGGTGTTGCGGTACTGATACTGATTGAGCCTTACCGGATGAGAAGGGTAACCTCGTTTTTAGACCCATGGGAAGATCCCTTTGGCAGTGGCTATCAGCTCACTCAGTCTCTGATGGCATTTGGCCGCGGAAACTGGATGGGACAGGGGCTGGGAAATTCGGTTCAGAAACTCGAATACCTGCCGGAAGCCCATACAGACTTTGTGTTCGCTGTAATTGCTGAAGAGCTGGGCTTTATCGGTGTTACCCTTATTTTGCTGCTGATTTTCTCTCTGGTTCTTAAGGCTGTTTATATTGGCAAAAAAGCCCTTGAATCCGGAGACCAGTTTGGCGGATATCTGGCGTTTGGTATCGGTATCTGGTTTGCCTTCCAGTCTCTGGTTAATGTGGGGGCTTCGGCGGGAATAGTACCGACAAAAGGGCTGACATTACCCCTTATCAGTTATGGTGGATCCAGCCTGATTATAATGACGACCGCCGTCTCAATCCTGTTACGGATCGACCATGAATGCAGGTTGCGGGCAGTCAGTCAGCCCGAGCGGCAAATAAGCGAACAAGAATTAGACAACCAACAGATTACAGAAAATGAATAA
- the mraY gene encoding phospho-N-acetylmuramoyl-pentapeptide-transferase, which produces MIIWLAELLQPYFSFFRLFEYLSFRAIVSVITALGFSLWIGPKVIERLQRLQIGQVVRNDGPESHFSKRGTPTMGGVMILASIAVTVFLWADLTNIYVWAVLAVLAGYGAVGFVDDYRKVVRKDPAGLIARWKYFWQSLIALVVAFALYAHGKDTAATQLVVPFFKDIMPQLGLFYIVLTYFVIVGTSNAVNLTDGLDGLAILPTVLVAAGFAAIAWATGNVNFAQYLHIPHIPLTSELVIVCTAMVGAGLGFLWFNTYPAQVFMGDVGSLALGGALGTIAVLVRQEFVLVIMGGVFVMETLSVILQVGSYKLRGQRVFRMAPIHHHYELKGWPEPRVIVRFWIISIVLVLIGLATLKVR; this is translated from the coding sequence ATGATTATCTGGCTAGCCGAACTACTACAGCCCTATTTCTCATTTTTCAGATTATTTGAATATCTGTCTTTCAGAGCCATTGTCAGTGTTATTACTGCTCTCGGTTTTTCGTTATGGATTGGGCCAAAGGTAATTGAACGCCTGCAACGCCTTCAGATTGGTCAGGTGGTGCGTAATGACGGCCCCGAATCACATTTCAGCAAACGTGGTACCCCTACCATGGGCGGTGTGATGATCTTAGCTTCTATTGCTGTGACGGTTTTCCTCTGGGCAGATCTAACCAATATTTATGTCTGGGCGGTGCTGGCTGTGTTAGCTGGTTATGGTGCCGTCGGCTTTGTTGATGATTACCGTAAGGTGGTCAGAAAAGATCCGGCCGGTTTGATTGCCCGCTGGAAGTACTTTTGGCAGTCACTGATCGCTCTGGTTGTGGCTTTTGCCCTGTATGCACATGGTAAAGACACCGCTGCAACACAGTTAGTCGTACCTTTCTTTAAAGACATTATGCCTCAGCTTGGTCTTTTCTATATCGTACTGACCTACTTTGTGATTGTCGGCACCAGTAATGCTGTTAACCTTACTGACGGTCTGGATGGTCTGGCGATTCTGCCTACTGTTCTGGTTGCGGCCGGTTTTGCCGCCATTGCGTGGGCAACGGGTAACGTTAACTTTGCTCAGTACCTGCATATTCCTCATATCCCCCTGACCAGTGAGCTGGTTATTGTCTGTACCGCTATGGTTGGTGCAGGTCTTGGTTTCTTATGGTTTAACACCTACCCGGCTCAGGTATTTATGGGCGATGTAGGTTCACTTGCCCTTGGTGGTGCTTTAGGCACAATTGCCGTACTTGTCCGTCAGGAGTTTGTGTTGGTTATTATGGGCGGCGTGTTCGTAATGGAAACTCTGTCGGTTATTCTGCAGGTTGGATCTTATAAACTGCGTGGACAGCGGGTGTTCAGAATGGCACCTATTCATCATCACTATGAGTTAAAAGGCTGGCCTGAACCAAGAGTTATTGTCCGCTTCTGGATTATCTCCATCGTACTGGTACTGATTGGTCTCGCTACACTTAAGGTGCGTTAA